The following is a genomic window from Rana temporaria chromosome 7, aRanTem1.1, whole genome shotgun sequence.
TGGTCACGGACCCCCAAGATCGCTTTGCAATAGTGGTTCTGGACATAGAGTCCCAGATGCTGGCAATAGTGAATATCTATGTCCTACACCCCCTTCCGAAATGAGGTTTTGTTCACTGTTTTGGAGAAAGTCGCCACCTTTGGTCCATTGAAGCTATTCGTGGCTTAAGACCTCGATAACATTTTAGACTATGTTCTAGACACCTCTAACCCAACTCGGGTACAAAAGCTTGACCTCCGGCACTGGGCTGACTCAGCAGCATTGGTGGAGTTATGGCGTTGAAAAAAACACCTCATGGAGCGGGGTTATTCCTATCTATCCCATGTAACAGCTTCTTCCTCCCGCATTGATTTAGCCTTCACCAACATCTGGTTACGGATGTCTGTTATTTAGCGGGTGGAATTTCTGACCACACCCCCCTGCAGGTAATACTGGATCTGGTGCCCCGGAGACACAGGGGTGTTTGCTGGTTACATCTGGGTTGGTTGGCGGAGCCCTCAGTAGCTCTAAGTGTTGTTcctctctggtgctttgttcctcgtttatcagcatgagtcacttctgagaagttttcctaACACATAGATAAATTTGTATCgagagggaagagggggggggagtgctcAGAACAAAGCTTATCTATTCACAATACAGTTCTGCTCTGTGTGGAGGGGGGCGAGGGTTTCTTTCCTCCAGTCAGCTCTCACACAATGTAACTATAGTCTCTACACCCTCTGCTATCTGCTAAGACAGGTGAAGAACGATTTTTAACACGATCTACACTTCTGAAGGGGTGTAGAGAGGGGAAAACTGCACAAAAACCTTATAAAACCtacgtaggaggatttgtttcatctctgtctaTCACCTGAGGAGGCTGTTCCCTTCACTTGGTATATGCTAGTAGTTCCAAAACATACCTGTAAAGCAAAGTTAGATTAATACTTACCTTATCCCCATCTACCACTTACAACGCCTAGGTGAGGTTGATGTCACACTCCTGGTTAGCTCCTGGGGGATACAGAGCAGCCAAGATCTTGAGAGAAGATGCTCTTGCAATGAACTGAAGTGTCTTCTTGCAAAATTTTGCCTGCTCTGCATTCCACCCAGTGATGCAGAATACAGAGGTAAGGTGTATAGATAAATATAACCTTTTTCTTTATAGGTACATTTTGTAATTACTAACATTAGCTGATATTTTATGTGGACCTTACACTGTACTGCAAGGTGCACTATAAAAggcaagttcaccttttcataaACAATGAAAAGCTGaagtaattttgaaaaaaactctaCCTAAAAAACCCCTTCTTACCCCCTGCACATAGCTGGTCCCATGTCACTCTCCCACTGCCCCTGACAGCTGCACACTCAAAATCTTTACCACATGGTTCCGGCAGCTGTGTAGCATCATAATGCAGGCTATGGTAAGCCGtgactggttaatatggactcTCAGCCTTCCTCGGGGACCAGGTTCCAGAAGAAAGAAGTCTCAACATAGATTCACATTGGTCATCACGGTCACATGGCCTCATTGGCCAATTACCACTCACTTGTGCTTGCGTTATGAAGCTACCCACAGATTATGTAGGGAAGATTTTGAGAGTTCAGCTGCTATAGTGACtgctggggacagtggaagagtgACATGAGACCAGTTTTGTGCAGCAGGGGCCGAGGGGTTTGGAGGGTGTTTGGAGTTTAAtcaaaatgttaaatttttttgaaAAGGTGAAGTtatcctttaaccccttccatacagggcattttcacccccttcctgcccagaccaatttttagttttcagcgctgttgcactttgacaattgcgtggtcatgcaacactatacccaaactaaatctttatgttttttcccctcacaaacagagctttcgtttggtggtatttgatcatctctgtggtttttattttttgcgctataaacaaaagaagagcgacaatttaaaaaaaaaacccaatattttttacttttttatttaataaatatcacaatttaaaaaaaaaacttttttttccctcagtttaggccgatatgtattcttctacatatttttggtaaaaacaaatcgcaataatcgtatattaattggtttgcgcaaaagttatagcgtctacaaaataggtgatagatttatggcatttttattttatacatttttttactagtattggcggcgatttgcgttttttttttttttttttactgtgaccgtgacattgcggcgaacacatcggacacttttgacacgtttttgggaccatttacatttatacagcgattaatgctataaatatgcattgattactgtgtaaatgtgactggcagggaaggggttaaccactagggggcgctgaaggggttaatatgttccctaaggtgtgttctaactgtgggagggaggggactctcaaggggaggagaccgatgtgtgttcctctgtactgggaacacacattggtctcctcaccactgacaggaggtggatctgtgtgtttacacacacagatccacactcctgccatgattaccggcaatcgcgggtgcccggtggcaatcgtggccgccgggcacccgcaccgGGTGTCGAGCgctgccgcgggcgcgcgccctagatcgccggggacacaggacgtcatatgacgtccacccggatcggcgaggggttcctgccgccgtaatttccctatggcgcggtatggaagcggttaaagacAGACATATAATCCAATTCATAGATAAATTATCCTAACGTATGAAATATGTacatattttaattaaaatgtatcttcctaaaaatattttttttattgaatttatacAGAGATGTCAAGCCATAAACCCAACAACTATTCTACCAATACTGATCTTACCAATAAACTGGAGGAGATGGGTTTGGATCCTAAGTACTGGCTTCCCATCTTAGAAGAATGTTTGGGTATACGAAATATTCAATCATTAAACTTTATTGAGCTCGAAGATTGCTCTGTGTTAGAGGAAAAAATTCGCTATCCCTGGGAAAAGAGGGCATTGCATAAAATGTTTAATAACAGCAGTGCAAACATTTCTGAATTTCAAGAAAAGAGAAACCAATtcataaaggagaaaaataaagaagCACATAATTTAATAGAagcgttaaaaaaaatgacatctgaAGGGAAAAGTCGACATGATGACATTGTTAAAGAGCGTGAAAAAGAAATGTGGAAGATTCTGGAAGTTTCTCCTGAATACTCAGCACTGCCTGAGATGTCATTGTTGGATCTCATAAATTACTTTGAAAAACAGATTTGCTTTAGAGAAATGTCATTTTCAAAAACCGAAAACTTAACTGATAAAGAGGTCATTCAACATTCATCTGGAGGCCTAGCACTAGAGGGAATTTTCCAAACCAAAAACGCAGAGGATCTGTTTAAGAAACGTGAACCACTTTTGTGTATCCCAGAAGGCTTCAAACTTGTTGGACCAGAACAAAGTCCTGTTTTTGAACAAAAAGAATTTACCTCTCAGAAAGCGGAATCGCATTTTCATAGCACAGTTGAGAAAATCGGGTTAAGTTTAAGTAGTTCAATTACTGCAGGTTTCATGGGATTTAGTATAAAAAGTAGTTCTAACTATAACAATTCTGTAGAGTCTAAGCACACAAGCCAGCAGTCAGTTCAACACGGCTACGTTTGCACCACCAGATATAATTACATTCCTTTAGCATCCTGTTACTTTAAAATGGATCAGCTGAGactttctccctctgctctaaATGCATTACAGAAGATAGAAAATGTATTAAGAATTGATTCAAATGCACCAGATTTGTCAACAAAATGTTCAGAGTTTTTCCAGAGGTTTGGCTCACATGTAAATCTTGGACCAATACACTTTGGTGGGATACTCTGGTGGAAGGCATCCATGGAAGGAGTAGACAGTAGCAACATGgaagaagcaaaaaaaatgacatctgaAGCCCTGAATATGTATGTGGGCGCTAGTTATGCTGGATTTGGAGGGGATATCGATGGGTCAAAAACAAATACACAGGGATCTGTGCACAATTCAAAAACATCCAGCCTTCAGAAAGATGTTCAATTGTttgttactaaaactggaggccCTTTAGAGGCTGATTCTCTCCCACAGTGGAAATCTGGTTTAATAACCAGTAACAAAACATGGAGTGTCATAGATCGTGGATTTCAGCTGATACCAGTATGGAAGATTATTGTGGACAATCACAGGGAGGAGTTTACAGATAATTTAAAACTTGCTTTTTGTTTGACTGACCATTACAGGTCACAGACCGGTCTCACCACAGAAATGATGGTTGGAGAAAATTTACCAAATGCTTTAGAAAAAGCAAATTCATTCCTGCAGGGTGTGGAGTTCTGGGATGTAAGCAATGCAGAAAAACACTTACAGGAGTTAAaggactttaaagtggaactctgtaAAACAACAGGAAGTTACAGTGCTTGGAAAACTATTTGTCTGTCAGATAAAAACCTGCAAGCATTTTTAGTCAGTATTGTTGACAAATACAAAGACGATTCTACAGAAGACACAAATCGTATAAAAACTTTAATGAAATCTTTAGTGGATCCTCACATTTATTCCATTGAAAGTTTTCCCAATACATCAGGTATTATGAGATGGATACATGACTCTGACAAGGATAAACCTGACATAATTACTGTATCTGATTTTGAAGAGCTTCTTAATATTTTAGAGATATCTATTAATGAAGTTCTGCAAGTTACTGCCAAAATAAACTCGTCCAGTGATGATCAACGTCAAGCAAAGATTAAAGTTACAGAGAAAATTAGTCTTTCACTATATTCCTTTCTAAGCTCCCTAAGGAAAACAAATCAAATAGACACAGAATTACTGCTGCTCTGCATTGCCAACAACTCTGGGTACTGTATTCAAAACTACAACTTTAAAAATCTTTTAGGATACAGAGAAATAGAATTTCTAAAACGTCAGATGCAAGAAACTTATAAGGAGTACACAAGCATCAGAAGTCAGTGCACTGATCAAGCTCAAGCTTTTGTCCTGTACACAGGCCTGACATCTGTAGGGGAATACCAAGAAATGTCTCTAGATAAGAAAACAGAACGTCTACATTTTATGAAGAAACACATGGCAGGACATATTTCTCCTGATGTcaataaaataatacaacaatATTCAGAACATGAATTGCACAAAATAGAAAAAGAGCTTAGAACATTTAGCTATGGGGAATCAACAGACATGGACCTGGAAAAAAAGATTGCCACTGAGCTGAATAATATATGCAAGGAAGAAACAACATCTACTAAAAATGACATAACAACTGATTACAGCAGTGTGGACAAGAACTTTTTACTATTGCTGAAGAGACTGGACCTTGAGATGTATTACCCACAAAAAATGAAGAATGCTGATTTTCATAAGATTTGTCAGCCTTCTTTGGTTGAAGAACAGATTTCTAAAGAAAAACAACTTCCTCTCCATTTTCTGCAGAAATTACTTATGTTGGACTATCGTGCAAGATATGTGCAGTGTGAATGCAATAGTGAACCCCTccatgcagaggtcaggagcattcaagaagaagaagaaaacatgGACACAACTGATCTTGATTTAGAACAATTTCTAGTTGATGAAGATGAAGATTTGGAGCAGCAAAATTCAAACTGTGAACAACCTATTCACCCAATGGATGTGCAAATGTCAATATTCCATTGTGCTAATGATTTCATGAGACAGTATCTTTACACAAAACTTTCATTTTGTCAGTTTGCTCTTCCACTTTTGGTAACTCTTCCTAATACAAGTTCTATAGAGTTCCCACTTTGGGCTTTTCAGGAAGTTAAAAAGAAGTGGAAAAATAAAAGTGACAAATCTTTTGACAAGTTCATTAAGAAAACCGAGGCTCCCATCATATCCTTCATTCGTCTTGGTCCATCTTCTACCTCTAAATCACAGTTAATGAACTGGCTGATTAGTAAACAGAGGCATGATATCTTCTATCATAGACATTGCAaaggaagcacacaaaattatTTTCTAATGAATGGAGTGGCAGAGATTGCCTGGTATTGTCCAGGTGCAAAAGAGGATGACACATTTGATGACTGCATTGCATTTACCAATCTACATGGTGATGCCACAGAACATGACCAGCAAGTGAAATTCTTAGAAGAAATTTCCTCAGTTATTGTCATTCTATTCAGTGAATTGGATGAAAAAGGGAAAGATCTGTTACAGTGCCTGTTAAAATCCTCAAAATCACTAATTTGCCTGTGTGCAAACAAAGAGAAGAGTCCTCCAGCTAAGGGAACCAAAGTAAAAATAGGTATAAAAAACCGAAATGAAGCAGAATTGTTACAACAGATATCAAAAACGATACAATCTTTGTTGGCTAGTTCAAATGAGAGATATTCACTTGACACATGTGCCAGTATTGCCAGGAAACATGGATTTGTAGTGGATGAAGACAAAGAATTGTGCAAACAGGGAAGGGAACAAGCAAAGGTTTTACTGTCATTGTTAAAGAAAAATTTATCAGCTATGAAAGAGGCATTTTTGCCTCTACAAGGAGATCTCTGGAAAAAATGGTGCAAGAAAGACAAAGAATTGACTAGACTGAAGCAAACAAGTAACATGAGTATTGAGCAACAGCGGAGCAACATTGAGTATGAAAAGCAGGCAATAAGGAATACACAACTTCAAAGGGCAGTTCCCCTCAATGACTTCATGAAATCTTTCCTACAGATTCTTTTTTCAGATAGCCAAGACTCAAAAATATACTTTCTGCGATGGTTTAGCATGTATTTAGATGACCTGTCTTCAAAAACTCTTTCAGTACTCTACCAGGAATACCACAATAAATGGTCAAAAATAAAAGAGCAAAGGGaactaaaagataaaaataaacagaatATAGAAACAATGGAGAGAGGATTAGAGGAATTATCAGTTAAAATTGAAGTCTCAACTTTTGGCCTTGAACACATTCTAAGAGAAATTGGACAAATATATGAAGCGTTAGAACAATTTCCAGAAAAGGATGAAAGTTTTTTCAAATTGCCAAAAGTGGCTGCCAATCTCATGGTCTCAGGATATCCACTTGAGCTGATGGATGGTGATGCTGCACATGTACCATTGAGGTGGATTGGAGCCATTCTGGATGAGCTGATTAAAATATTAGGAGACAAAAAGCTGTATGTCCTCTCTGTATTAGGTATACAGAGTACTGGAAAATCTACTTTGCTTAATGCTATGTTTGGTCTTCAGTTTGCAGTGAGCGCCGGCAGATGTACTAGAGGAGCATTTATGCAGCTTTTAGAGGTTGACAAAGAACTCAGACAGGAAATGAACTTTGACTATGTGCTTGTGGTAGATACAGAAGGACTAAAGGCTGTTGAACTCTCCAAAAATACTACACTTAATCATGACAATGAACTCGCTACTTTTGTAATTGGCCTGGGTAACCTTACCTTGATCAATATCTTTGGGGAAAATCCTTCTGAAATGCAAGACATCCTACAGATTGCCGTTCAAGCATTTTTAAGGATGAAGAAAGTCAATCTAAAACCCAATTGTGTATTTGTTCATCAAAATGTTGGAGAAATAACAGCCAAAGAGAAAAACATGGAGGGAAGGAGACAGCTTCAGGAAAAACTGGATAAAATGACATTGTGTGCTGCACAGCAAGAGCAGTGTGATGTCACATGTTTCAATGAAGTCATTAAATTTGATGTAAACACTAATATCCATTACTTTGCTCACCTCTGGGAAGGTGACCCTCCTATGGCTCCCCTAAATCCAAGTTACAGCCAGAACGTTCAAATGCTAAGACGGGTCATACTTGAATCAGGAAAACGGGAAGggcaacacaatattttaaatatcTCTACATTCAAAACTCGAATAAATGATTTGTGGAATGCATTGCTTAATGAGCATTTTGTATTCAGCTTCAAAAATTCACTTGAAATTGCTGCATACAAAAAACTGGAAGAAAAATACAGTCAGTGGACATGGAAATTAAGGCAACACATGTTGACCCTTCAAATTAAAATCCGCAACCAGATTTACAAGGATGAAATAAAGCAGGTTGATAAGATGTCTCTAAATAAGCAGTTTGAAGAAATATACGGCACAGTCCTAGGAGAGCTTAAGGCATTTTTTGATGGTGAAAAAGACAAAGAGATACTAGTTCAATGGAGAGCGAACGTTGAAAAAAAACTGGATGCAGTCAGAAATGAATTAATAGAAGAAATGCATAAAAAATCTAAAGAGCTCATTAGATCAAAGAAGAATAGTAAAACTATAAACCAACTGAGTAAGAAATATGAAGATAAAATGTTAACTGAAAGCAAGAAATTGGCCTTGTTTTTGCAGGGAAAAAATGTCACTGAAGAGGAATTGGGAGAAAAATTCAACAAAATGTGGATTTCTCTGATCACTAAAGTAGCTGAGGAAACATATACTCCCGAACCGCCACAAATCAACTGTGATTTGCAAAATGTGTTACTTGAACACTTCAAAACTGAACCCAATATAGCCGATACAATTAAAGATTCTTGTCATTGGAAGAACTTACTACAAGAATTCTCTAAATATATATCAAGCAAGCGAAAATTGCATGTATTGTGGAAGGAAAAGCTTTCAGATGATGAACAAAATACAATACAACGTTCAATAACAATTCTAAACAAGAGAATGGATAAATACATGGACGAAAAGCAACAGAAAAAAATAGATTATCAGAACATTTACTTCCATGAACTTCTGAAAATAATAACATCTGAAATAAGCATCACATTAGATACGTTTAAATTCAGGAAGGAGTTTACATTGTACGCATCTCTGTTCTTGTGTCAGGAAGCAGCTCGCAGATTTCACAAGATTTCTAAAGCTTTTAGAGAAGCCAATGACCCCCTTGTCTACCTAGGAAGTAAGAGAAATGAATTTTGGGAAAGTTTTAAAATCTCCtgtgaaggaaaaaaacaaatcacAACATTGGCAGATTTCCTGTGTAACAAGTTAGAAAAGGCCATCCAGCAAGGTGTCTATGAGAAATCTGCAATACACCTAGCTGGGGAGGTAAACAATAATAATCAAGCCTTGAATGGAAACAGATCAAAACTAGAGTTCTGTCTGCTCAGGTCACTGGCAGAGGAGGAAAATTTTCAGCAGTATATAGACTACATTAATGATCCAGAATCTGCATTTACTGACTTTATTCA
Proteins encoded in this region:
- the LOC120945179 gene encoding interferon-induced very large GTPase 1-like gives rise to the protein MDDHHRKRSQDVLEKEADSPPQRKRKLPALDQKHLLGEESVASSGLEMSSHKPNNYSTNTDLTNKLEEMGLDPKYWLPILEECLGIRNIQSLNFIELEDCSVLEEKIRYPWEKRALHKMFNNSSANISEFQEKRNQFIKEKNKEAHNLIEALKKMTSEGKSRHDDIVKEREKEMWKILEVSPEYSALPEMSLLDLINYFEKQICFREMSFSKTENLTDKEVIQHSSGGLALEGIFQTKNAEDLFKKREPLLCIPEGFKLVGPEQSPVFEQKEFTSQKAESHFHSTVEKIGLSLSSSITAGFMGFSIKSSSNYNNSVESKHTSQQSVQHGYVCTTRYNYIPLASCYFKMDQLRLSPSALNALQKIENVLRIDSNAPDLSTKCSEFFQRFGSHVNLGPIHFGGILWWKASMEGVDSSNMEEAKKMTSEALNMYVGASYAGFGGDIDGSKTNTQGSVHNSKTSSLQKDVQLFVTKTGGPLEADSLPQWKSGLITSNKTWSVIDRGFQLIPVWKIIVDNHREEFTDNLKLAFCLTDHYRSQTGLTTEMMVGENLPNALEKANSFLQGVEFWDVSNAEKHLQELKDFKVELCKTTGSYSAWKTICLSDKNLQAFLVSIVDKYKDDSTEDTNRIKTLMKSLVDPHIYSIESFPNTSGIMRWIHDSDKDKPDIITVSDFEELLNILEISINEVLQVTAKINSSSDDQRQAKIKVTEKISLSLYSFLSSLRKTNQIDTELLLLCIANNSGYCIQNYNFKNLLGYREIEFLKRQMQETYKEYTSIRSQCTDQAQAFVLYTGLTSVGEYQEMSLDKKTERLHFMKKHMAGHISPDVNKIIQQYSEHELHKIEKELRTFSYGESTDMDLEKKIATELNNICKEETTSTKNDITTDYSSVDKNFLLLLKRLDLEMYYPQKMKNADFHKICQPSLVEEQISKEKQLPLHFLQKLLMLDYRARYVQCECNSEPLHAEVRSIQEEEENMDTTDLDLEQFLVDEDEDLEQQNSNCEQPIHPMDVQMSIFHCANDFMRQYLYTKLSFCQFALPLLVTLPNTSSIEFPLWAFQEVKKKWKNKSDKSFDKFIKKTEAPIISFIRLGPSSTSKSQLMNWLISKQRHDIFYHRHCKGSTQNYFLMNGVAEIAWYCPGAKEDDTFDDCIAFTNLHGDATEHDQQVKFLEEISSVIVILFSELDEKGKDLLQCLLKSSKSLICLCANKEKSPPAKGTKVKIGIKNRNEAELLQQISKTIQSLLASSNERYSLDTCASIARKHGFVVDEDKELCKQGREQAKVLLSLLKKNLSAMKEAFLPLQGDLWKKWCKKDKELTRLKQTSNMSIEQQRSNIEYEKQAIRNTQLQRAVPLNDFMKSFLQILFSDSQDSKIYFLRWFSMYLDDLSSKTLSVLYQEYHNKWSKIKEQRELKDKNKQNIETMERGLEELSVKIEVSTFGLEHILREIGQIYEALEQFPEKDESFFKLPKVAANLMVSGYPLELMDGDAAHVPLRWIGAILDELIKILGDKKLYVLSVLGIQSTGKSTLLNAMFGLQFAVSAGRCTRGAFMQLLEVDKELRQEMNFDYVLVVDTEGLKAVELSKNTTLNHDNELATFVIGLGNLTLINIFGENPSEMQDILQIAVQAFLRMKKVNLKPNCVFVHQNVGEITAKEKNMEGRRQLQEKLDKMTLCAAQQEQCDVTCFNEVIKFDVNTNIHYFAHLWEGDPPMAPLNPSYSQNVQMLRRVILESGKREGQHNILNISTFKTRINDLWNALLNEHFVFSFKNSLEIAAYKKLEEKYSQWTWKLRQHMLTLQIKIRNQIYKDEIKQVDKMSLNKQFEEIYGTVLGELKAFFDGEKDKEILVQWRANVEKKLDAVRNELIEEMHKKSKELIRSKKNSKTINQLSKKYEDKMLTESKKLALFLQGKNVTEEELGEKFNKMWISLITKVAEETYTPEPPQINCDLQNVLLEHFKTEPNIADTIKDSCHWKNLLQEFSKYISSKRKLHVLWKEKLSDDEQNTIQRSITILNKRMDKYMDEKQQKKIDYQNIYFHELLKIITSEISITLDTFKFRKEFTLYASLFLCQEAARRFHKISKAFREANDPLVYLGSKRNEFWESFKISCEGKKQITTLADFLCNKLEKAIQQGVYEKSAIHLAGEVNNNNQALNGNRSKLEFCLLRSLAEEENFQQYIDYINDPESAFTDFIQKCVEQYCKDKRNISEILNTKLDEFENVILKAINKSTTIVHDTQGGISEWLDTFCSQLGSDVKLSSDDLKSVKYQNITDIDFLKEAMTQALKTVLKKLKELFSKCNLTHLIQMIHENISEQFSRCWAKCPFCGAVCTNTIPGHDGDHSVQYHRPAALKTWKYRNTNQFCLNICSSVVSSDIEFHPGSDDRSFPYKTYRDAGHPYNTWSITPDNSSLSYWKWVTCFFQRDFENHYNLKFTGLGTIPSQWANITKKEAIEELEKNM